A single region of the Triticum dicoccoides isolate Atlit2015 ecotype Zavitan chromosome 2B, WEW_v2.0, whole genome shotgun sequence genome encodes:
- the LOC119367339 gene encoding probable pectinesterase 66 has product MGCHRTVSLVVLVLVLLLQWPALSSAWAPVSRTITVDSDGRGDFRSVQSAVNLVPNGNREWVRIHVRAGRYRAPQFLVRPGPPKSQDRPWLEGEGHSSTEIYFDDHAHGSTDRLMRRGADAMQTYETATFSVHSNDFVARDIAFTNTHNSVNKSCVTQALAALVDGERIAFHRCAFSGFEDTLCDNTGRHYFRECVIKGGVDFIFGYARSIYDGCTLVSNIPRRYGRRRAGWVTAHAGQHAGDPGGFVFKGGELRGTGRQYLGRAWNKYATVVYYHVNMSSVIVPQGWAPWHAGSETNDVVFAEVGCTGPGSDMARRVPWEKHLTEAEVEKFVDMSFIDDGWLSKQP; this is encoded by the exons ATGGGGTGCCATCGTACTGTTAGTTTGGTCGTGCtcgtgctcgtgctgctgctccagTGGCCGGCGTTGAGCTCTGCGTGGGCGCCGGTGTCGAGGACCATCACCGTGGACAGTGATGGGCGAGGGGATTTCAGGAGCGTTCAGTCGGCGGTGAACCTCGTCCCGAATGGCAACCGCGAGTGGGTCAGGATCCACGTCCGGGCAGGGCGGTACAG GGCCCCCCAATTTTTAGTTCGTCCCGGGCCcccgaaatctcaggaccggccctggctGGAAGGGGAGGGCCACTCGAGCACCGAGATCTACTTCGATGACCACGCCCACGGCAGCACCGACCGCCTGATGCGCCGCGGCGCCGACGCGATGCAGACGTACGAGACGGCCACCTTTAGTGTCCACTCCAACGACTTCGTTGCCCGGGACATCGCCTTCACCAACACGCACAACAGCGTCAACAAGAGTTGCGTCACCCAAGCGCTCGCGGCGCTGGTCGACGGTGAACGGATCGCCTTCCACCGTTGTGCCTTCAGCGGCTTCGAGGACACGCTCTGCGACAACACCGGCCGGCACTACTTCCGTGAATGCGTCATCAAGGGCGGCGTCGACTTCATCTTCGGCTACGCCCGGTCCATCTACGATGGCTGCACCCTCGTGTCCAACATACCCCGGCGGTACGGCCGCCGCCGTGCCGGGTGGGTGACGGCGCACGCCGGGCAACACGCCGGCGACCCCGGAGGTTTTGTGTTCAAGGGCGGGGAGCTCCGAGGCACCGGGCGCCAGTATCTCGGACGCGCGTGGAACAAGTACGCCACCGTCGTCTACTACCACGTGAACATGTCCAGCGTCATCGTACCGCAGGGGTGGGCTCCGTGGCACGCTGGCAGCGAGACTAACGACGTCGTATTCGCAGAGGTTGGGTGCACCGGGCCGGGCTCAGACATGGCTAGGAGAGTGCCGTGGGAGAAGCATCtgacggaggcggaggtggagaagTTCGTGGACATGAGCTTCATCGACGACGGTTGGCTAAGCAAGCAGCCATAG